In Myxococcus stipitatus, the following are encoded in one genomic region:
- a CDS encoding efflux RND transporter permease subunit codes for MNRLIRWSIDHRLLVVASSVLLLVLGIQVARSMPVDVFPDLTAPTVTLLTEAHGLAPEEVETLVTFPLETAVNGATGVRRVRSASGVGISIVWVEFEWGTDIYTARQVVNEKLQLVASQLPPDVPPPVMAPISSVMGEILFLSVSWKEEAWAKSEEGRQAQMMEARGVADWVLRKRLLSVPGVSQVVPIGGAVKQYQVLLRPEALQALGVTFEQVAQALRTTNHNASGGFYVQGGQEYLLRAVGRAKGVEDLRGTVVTVRAGVPITVGQVADVKVGPRIKRGEGSANAEPAVILAVMKQPDANTLELTERLDAVLDEAQATLPEGLVVGRNIFRQSDFISVAVRNVTVALRDGAVLVAVILLVFLMNARATFISLTAIPLSLVAAVLVLKALGVTLNTMTIGGLTIAIGAMVDDAIIDVENVFRRLRENAHLPEARRKPALEVIFQASVEVRHAIVFATLIIILVFLPLFFLSGLEGRMLAPLGLAYVVAIAASLGVAVTLTPALCAYLLPDARALGVEEGPVLRWLKARYRPVLLKALARPRAILAGSALALVATLAVIPFLGRAFLPEFNEGTLTLNVVTLPGTSLEASDALGRRVEEVLLSFPEVVSTARRTGRAELDEHAQDVNAAEVDVGLDFSRGSRDKQALLEALRKALTQVPGVAITMGQPLSHRIDHMLSGTRANIALKIYGEDLDRLRGLAEQVKKVAESTPGAVDVAIEQQVEIPELEIRTDRDAVARYGLTTGEVAEAVERAFAGETVGMVLEGQRVVDIAVRLEDAARVDVEALGSTLVDTPVGSPIPLKMLASLTRESGPNTISREGVQRKMVVQANVAGRDLSAVVNDLRARIAREVPMPLGYSVDYGGQFESAEEATRSMAWLSAAVVVGIFLLLVVAYGSVRNALLTLVNLPLALMGGVVAVALTSGVVSVASLVGFITLFGIATRNGILMVSHYEHLMREEGKSLPEAVVQGSLERLAPVLMTALCAGLALVPLVIGSDEPGNEIQAPMGVVILGGLLSSTFLNMLVVPVLFRRWGREPSPDAIVK; via the coding sequence ATGAATCGCCTCATTCGCTGGTCCATCGACCACCGGTTGCTGGTGGTGGCCTCCTCCGTGCTGCTGTTGGTGCTGGGCATCCAGGTGGCCCGGAGCATGCCGGTGGACGTCTTCCCGGACCTCACCGCTCCCACCGTCACCCTTCTCACGGAGGCCCACGGCCTGGCGCCCGAAGAGGTGGAGACACTCGTCACGTTCCCCCTCGAGACCGCCGTCAATGGCGCCACGGGCGTTCGCCGGGTGCGCTCGGCTTCGGGCGTGGGCATCTCCATCGTCTGGGTGGAGTTCGAGTGGGGGACGGACATCTACACGGCGCGCCAGGTGGTGAACGAGAAGCTCCAGCTCGTCGCCTCGCAGCTTCCTCCGGATGTCCCTCCGCCGGTCATGGCGCCCATCTCCTCCGTCATGGGGGAAATCCTCTTCCTCTCCGTGTCCTGGAAGGAGGAGGCCTGGGCGAAGAGTGAAGAGGGACGCCAGGCGCAGATGATGGAGGCGCGAGGCGTGGCGGACTGGGTGCTGCGCAAGCGGCTCTTGTCCGTGCCCGGAGTCTCCCAGGTGGTGCCCATCGGTGGCGCGGTGAAGCAGTATCAGGTGCTGTTGCGGCCGGAGGCATTGCAGGCGCTCGGCGTCACCTTCGAGCAAGTCGCCCAGGCCTTGCGCACGACGAACCACAACGCCTCGGGTGGCTTCTACGTGCAGGGTGGGCAGGAGTACCTGCTGCGCGCGGTGGGACGGGCGAAGGGAGTGGAGGACCTGCGCGGCACCGTCGTCACGGTGCGCGCGGGTGTGCCCATCACCGTGGGGCAGGTGGCCGACGTGAAGGTCGGGCCTCGCATCAAGCGCGGGGAGGGGAGCGCCAACGCGGAGCCCGCGGTCATCCTGGCGGTGATGAAGCAGCCGGATGCCAATACGCTCGAGCTGACCGAGCGGCTCGACGCCGTGCTGGACGAGGCGCAGGCCACGCTGCCCGAGGGCCTGGTGGTGGGCCGGAACATCTTCCGGCAATCGGATTTCATCTCCGTCGCGGTGCGCAACGTGACGGTGGCGCTCCGGGATGGCGCGGTGCTCGTGGCCGTCATCCTGCTTGTGTTCCTGATGAACGCTCGGGCGACGTTCATCTCGCTGACCGCGATTCCCCTGTCGTTGGTCGCGGCGGTGCTGGTGCTCAAGGCGTTGGGCGTGACGCTCAACACCATGACCATCGGCGGACTCACCATCGCCATTGGCGCCATGGTGGATGACGCCATCATCGACGTGGAGAACGTCTTCCGGCGGCTGCGGGAGAACGCCCACCTGCCCGAGGCTCGGCGCAAGCCCGCGCTCGAGGTCATCTTCCAGGCCTCCGTCGAGGTGCGGCACGCCATCGTCTTCGCCACCCTCATCATCATCCTGGTCTTCCTGCCGCTCTTCTTCTTGTCGGGACTGGAGGGGCGGATGCTGGCGCCCCTGGGGCTGGCGTATGTCGTCGCCATCGCCGCGTCGTTGGGGGTGGCGGTCACGCTGACGCCAGCGCTGTGCGCCTATCTGCTGCCGGATGCCCGGGCGCTGGGTGTGGAAGAGGGGCCCGTGCTGCGTTGGCTCAAGGCGCGCTACCGGCCGGTGTTGCTGAAGGCGCTGGCTCGTCCTCGGGCCATCCTCGCGGGCTCCGCGCTGGCGTTGGTGGCCACGTTGGCGGTCATTCCCTTCCTGGGGCGCGCCTTCCTGCCGGAGTTCAACGAGGGCACGCTCACCCTCAACGTCGTCACGCTCCCAGGCACTTCGTTGGAGGCGTCGGACGCGCTGGGCCGGAGGGTGGAGGAGGTCTTGTTGTCATTCCCCGAGGTGGTGTCCACGGCCCGCCGCACGGGGCGCGCGGAGCTGGACGAACACGCCCAGGACGTCAACGCCGCGGAGGTGGACGTGGGGTTGGACTTCTCTCGAGGCTCTCGGGACAAGCAGGCGCTGTTGGAGGCACTGCGCAAGGCGCTGACCCAGGTGCCCGGTGTCGCCATCACGATGGGCCAACCGCTCAGTCATCGCATCGACCACATGCTGTCGGGCACGAGGGCCAACATCGCGCTGAAAATCTACGGAGAGGACCTGGACCGGCTGCGTGGCCTTGCCGAGCAGGTGAAGAAGGTGGCCGAGAGCACGCCCGGGGCGGTGGACGTGGCCATCGAGCAGCAGGTGGAGATTCCGGAGCTGGAGATTCGCACGGACCGGGACGCGGTGGCCCGCTACGGGCTCACCACGGGCGAGGTCGCGGAGGCCGTGGAGCGCGCGTTCGCCGGTGAGACGGTGGGGATGGTGCTCGAGGGGCAGCGGGTGGTGGACATCGCCGTGCGATTGGAGGACGCGGCTCGTGTGGACGTAGAGGCACTCGGCTCGACGCTGGTGGACACGCCCGTGGGGTCACCCATCCCGCTGAAGATGCTGGCGAGCCTCACGCGCGAGTCCGGCCCGAACACCATCAGCCGCGAAGGTGTGCAGCGGAAGATGGTGGTCCAGGCCAACGTCGCCGGCAGGGACTTGTCCGCGGTGGTGAATGACTTGCGGGCTCGCATCGCCCGCGAAGTGCCGATGCCGTTGGGGTACTCCGTGGACTACGGCGGCCAGTTCGAGAGCGCGGAGGAGGCCACGCGCTCCATGGCCTGGCTGAGCGCGGCGGTGGTGGTGGGCATCTTCCTGCTGCTGGTGGTGGCGTATGGCTCGGTCCGCAACGCGTTGCTGACCCTCGTCAACCTTCCGCTGGCGCTCATGGGAGGCGTCGTGGCCGTGGCGCTCACGTCGGGAGTGGTGAGCGTGGCCTCGTTGGTGGGCTTCATCACCTTGTTCGGCATCGCCACGCGCAACGGCATCCTCATGGTGAGCCACTATGAGCACCTGATGCGCGAGGAGGGGAAGTCGCTCCCCGAGGCCGTCGTGCAGGGCTCGCTCGAACGATTGGCCCCTGTGTTGATGACGGCGCTGTGCGCGGGGTTGGCGCTCGTGCCGCTCGTCATCGGGAGCGACGAGCCGGGGAACGAGATTCAGGCCCCGATGGGCGTGGTCATCCTGGGCGGACTGTTGTCCTCCACGTTCCTCAACATGCTGGTGGTTCCGGTTCTCTTCAGGCGATGGGGCCGGGAGCCGTCCCCGGACGCCATCGTGAAGTGA